A genomic region of Peromyscus eremicus chromosome 19, PerEre_H2_v1, whole genome shotgun sequence contains the following coding sequences:
- the Ticam2 gene encoding TIR domain-containing adapter molecule 2 has protein sequence MPHKSAMGVGKSKLDNCPLSWHKRHSVDTDQDCHESETGKLEDVSLHGFVEHGNKTGQPTGGQEGAEAKGEMPEEDAEEEVFLKFVILHAEHDTEEALRVQDLLQNDFGIRPGIIFAEMPCGRMHLQNLDDAVNGSAWTILLLTENFLRDTWCNFQFYTSLMNSVNRQHKYNSVIPMRPLNSPLPRERTPLALQTINALEEESRGFSTQVERIFQESVYERQQAVWKETRSVLRGQFIA, from the coding sequence ATGCCCCACAAGTCCgccatgggtgttgggaagtCTAAACTAGATAACTGCCCCCTTTCTTGGCATAAAAGACACAGTGTGGATACAGATCAAGACTGCCATGAGTCAGAGACCGGGAAATTGGAGGATGTGTCCTTGCATGGTTTTGTGGAGCACGGCAATAAAACAGGGCAGCCaacaggagggcaggagggagctgAGGCAAAGGGAGAGATGCCTGAGGAGGACGCTGAAGAAGAAGTGTTCCTCAAATTCGTGATACTGCATGCAGaacatgacacagaggaggcccTCAGAGTCCAGGATCTACTGCAAAATGACTTTGGTATCAGGCCTGGCATAATTTTCGCCGAGATGCCGTGTGGCAGAATGCACTTGCAGAATCTAGATGATGCTGTAAATGGGTCTGCTTGGACGATCTTGTTACTGACTGAAAACTTTCTAAGAGACACCTGGTGTAACTTCCAGTTCTACACTTCCCTGATGAATTCTGTGAACCGGCAGCACAAATACAACTCCGTCATACCCATGCGGCCCCTGAACAGCCCTCTTCCCCGGGAAAGGACTCCCTTGGCGCTACAGACCATCAATGCCTTAGAAGAAGAAAGCCGAGGCTTTTCTACGCAAGTGGAGAGGATTTTCCAGGAGTCTGTGTATGAGCGGCAGCAAGCTGTATGGAAAGAAACACGAAGTGTGTTGCGAGGACAGTTCATTGCCTGA